The Acinonyx jubatus isolate Ajub_Pintada_27869175 chromosome F2, VMU_Ajub_asm_v1.0, whole genome shotgun sequence DNA window ATTGTGTAAGACTCACTATAGTCTTGAAGATTGTAGTATTTGAGttgagtttccttttcttcctgaattaaaaaaaaatatgtataatatgtgtatatatatatatatagcatatatgctatatatatatatatatatatatatatatatatatagcatatatgttatatatatatatagtgggtatgtatatatatatatatatatatatatatatattctcatctGGTAGGGCAAGTTGTCCATCTTTTTGAGCAATTTATGCTATTGTGGAGTTTATCCTTCagatatattttagaaacattttgttgAGTACTCACTACCGctccccaaaagaaaaatcctgtttGGATTTTGATGAGGgttacatttaaaagtaatttagaaGAATTTAGTGTCcacaacagaattttaaaatttcacacgTCTTGTCCATACCCCAAAGAGTACAATTGGGATTTGTAGCATTGGATATCTATAAACTATTGAAACTTAGTTTATATTTGATGAAAGAGAGGAGCAACAGAATAGTGACAAGTCATTTCGCAAGCCTGTGGCAGAAGTGGGATTTGAACTTCTTGTTGTTGACTTCTAGGCCTATTCACAGGGCCAGAGGTCGCAGTGTCCTAATGGATCTCAGTCAtagctttttctcttttgctcatGTTTGAAATGTGCTCTGGGAATCGGTGTCCTGTTAAATCCCTCTTTGATGCATGTCCCACTTATTAGTATTGATTTCAATACAATGGACAGTAAATCTATCTGActacacaaaggaaataaaatagtaagGTGTAGGTTCAAAGCTTAAGATCTCCAGTTATAGGACTTTATTCACATAACCTCATAATATGAaaccattcatttaaaattttttcaaacctaaaaggaaaaaatgaatgtattgtCCCATCCATTTTGATTACTAGAACCTTTGGGATAGGGTGGCAGTGACATTGTCATACTAAAAATTAGTTGATTGTTGTGGATCTGGGAAAGGATGGCCTGGCAGTGGTTGCACAGATGGTTTGATACCTTAGAGATTACTTGGGAATCACATGTTTCTGCTGACAGAGTTTACAGGACTGtaaatttaaatgtagaatttttgTAGGCAGCATGCATTGACAAATATGCCTAATGGTAATACATCTAGTACTGAGAGTCTTGGAACAGGTCAATAATAATGTGTATATTGATAGCAGCAATGTAGGAGATGTTACTTGGTATTATAGCTAAAAATCCATGTTATGCCCTTAATCATAATTACATTAATATTGACAAGCCCTTGACAATACCCACATTATTATTGATAGATTTCTGTCaataacatgttttaaataaaatatattcattcataattTGTACTATACTCAATAAAAGCTCTGAAATACATCCTGaaaattcttccttctttagtgAGATGCAATCATTTGATTTGGGTTTGGAATGTGATATAGATGACAAAGTTTTATTTGGGGGAATGGAaagcataaaaggaaaagagtagTTATTTAAGGGATAAGCTCTTAGTAAATGAATTtcgggtttttttcttttttctgtgaaagaaaagTAGTGTGACTTGTCTAGTGATAAAATGTTAGCAGGAGacctttttaatagtttttagtgTTggatcattttgtctttttttttttttagatcattttGTCTTAAACATATGCATGTGACAGGTTAATCACACTAACCTGTAGATGCTATACTTTgccttgagcatctttttcacATACTCTTAACATAGTAGTGTCCTTCACTAGACACATATTGTTTAGTGCCAATTatacttctaattatttttaaaagtctctttgcATGACCATAAATATATCCCCCTGGTTGGCCCTTTAGATCTTAAATTAGTATGGTTTGGGAGGTGGGGATTGGGAAGGGAGTTATAGAATTGTGTATTAGAAGAATGAAATTTCATGGTAGAATAGGAAAAGGTATTGCCTGTTTTTAGCATTTTGGAAAAATCAATTTGAATTAAATCTGACGGTGTTTGTTTCAATGCTGAACAAtcccagctttaaaaaaaaaaaaaaaagattgttttgtattttttttaaactattcaaGTTGGAGCCTACTTTTGAGAACCTAGATACTAAACTACACAACCCAATAATATGGGGATTGTTAAACCTTACTTAAATTAAATTCCTGAAATAGACTGGCTATTAGTTGGGAGTGGATGGCAATCACTATACCAGAGTCAGGAAGGTATTGGTTTACCAAAAAAGGATTGGGGTTTTTTGATTCAAAAATGCAGGGGTGCTGtaatcttcttttgatttttattagttCTTAACTTTCATTACTTTAGTTCATTACTTTAAGTTGTTCAGAAAGTTATTAACACCTCAGTTAAGGGCCTTGCATTGTTGCAGGAATCCTAGAACTGGTCTTCATGAACTGCAGCCTTCATTTTCTTCAGTCTTATTGAATTCTGCTATcagagtaatcttttaaaaatatatcttgttATGTCTCTTCTCTTCAATGATTATTCATGTTTATGAAATCACTGCAGTTTCCTTAAAGTGGGCTTTTTGCAGTGGGTTAACTCTTCAGCCAGTCTGTCCTGTCAGCTTGTTGTGCTTAGTCACAGCAGATGACTTGATTCTTTGCTTGTAGGTAACAAGCACAGCACAGTGATGGGAATTAAATAACCACGGATACAGCTCACGTTGGAACCCATCCCAGTATCTCCCAGATAAACTATGGCCATGTTTCATGGCTTGCACATTTCTGGGGTTTGCACACAACCTGTTCTTGTGTCTTaaatgacctttttttcttttctgcctggaGAGTTTTGTGATCCTTCACATTTCAAGATTCATTCTTTGCTTCAGAGATCAATGGCTAGTCCTGATCATAGTAGCatcccatttctttaaaaatgattgacTAAAAGGAAGTTAACTGAGAGTTAAATTTTTGGATTGAATTCCTGGTACCTAGGAAATTGCCTGGCATTtggtaagtgctcaaaaaattttGGTTATTAAATTGAACCACTTGTCAGAGAATTAGGATTCACTAAAACACTCTCCTTACATTATATTGAGAATAACTTTATGTGACTTTTACAGGTATTTATGACATTTTGCAATGCTTCACACCTATTCTGAACAATTATTGTTGTACAGCAGTGGAGGGAAGAGGATTCTATAGTCAGATTAATTGAATTTCtagttatttctgttttatcagTTTCTTCTACTCCAGGGTCTTCCCCTTCTCTAAAGCCGACATTCTAGAATAACTGTATCTGcacaaaaagggaaacaaaaggaagaggaaTGGAATGTCACATGTTGGTGATGAACTAAGGTTGGATGCCCATCTGGACTGCCTGTACCATGTCCTGTTCAGCAAAGCACCCTAGGGTCAGATAATCAGTGTGCATTCCTGAAGTTTTCTTACTTCCAAATGACAGGCATTACCATATTGATGAGGGTTAAATAACCAAGGGAGAGGGTCCTGCTGGGACCCATCCCCATTCTCTCAGAATTCCTCCTCCATCATCTCCTTTCAGATAAGATACAAGAGTGTGATGAGTTTCACTGAACCATGTCCCTGCCCCTTCTCGCCTAGCCCCCATACACGTACACATCATAGTGATGTCATGTTCACTATTTAACTGccacaattatattttaattttgtagtcagtatttcctggaaaaaaaaaaaaaatcccttgacCGCAGGTTGATTGAGGCATTAGTATGAGTAATAATgaagatttcagtcttttgaaataaatttgcCAAAAACAACTCAGAGTCTTTTTCTTCTTATGCCCATCCCTAGCCAAAGAAgcaataatatagtaataataatacttgCCAGTTTCCAAACCACTTTCATAACATTATCTGGTTTAATCTCAACAACTTTGTGTGGTAGCTGTTATTTCCAACTTTGTGAAGAATCCGAGggtaatgacttttttttaagatcacaTAGCAAGTAAGTGACAAAGCTGGAACTTGAGCTCAGGTCTGATTCGTTTTAAATCTGCTTTTTTCTACTCTGTCACAGTTGCCTAAATAGGAATGTAGAGCATAGGGAGGGGTATTCCACTTGAACTTACTATGGTGTGTAACGGACAGTGTCTGTTCTATGTTTACAACTAAAAGAAGTcacaaaaatgactaaaatgttGGAAagtaaaacctaaaacaaaaaaatagagaaattattcatctggaaaagcaaaggctgAAGAACAGTTTAATGATAGTCTTTTGGTCCATTACGTAGGGAGGAGATCGAGCCCAGCTGTTCTTAATCTACAAtgaggccaggcctggggagaaaaagaggaaagggaaaaaaaaagttaaactgtaACAGAAGGGATAAGAAAGAATTTTTCGATAATAAGGATTGTTAAATATTGGATTGGTTAGAGAGTGTGTTAAGTCTCCTTTTCTGGCAGCCATTAAAAATTCCTGTCTTTGCTAAATGTTAAATATGATTCCTCCAGAAATGAGGTATTTGAAATAGATGATTCTTCTGAGAAACCACTCCCTCTGACCAGTTTTTCACTAAATATAAGTAAGGAACCTGAACAGAGAAGGCTCCCTTCACCATCCAGTTCATCTAGATGCTTTCCTACAGTATTCAGTCAGTACACTCATTAACTACCAAGCTACTCATTCCGTTGCACatagattcaacaaatatttattgagcagctacaaTGAGCCCATCTTTGTGGTAAACTCTATAATTAATAATGTACTCATAACCACAATGCAGAACTGATGATGACTCTAGTATTTAAAGATACATAAATTGGCACAACTCATCCTCCAACGTAGTAAGCCATAGATTTCATCTGATactcaactgaaaaaaataatcgATCCAGTCCAGTTTTGGGGGTGTGAGAGACGTAAGAGGAGGGAACTGGTAGTGTGGACTTACATCCATGTACAGTAAGGTCAGAGCTTTTCAAGGGTTATTTGACAATAAGAGAGCTTCCCTTATCTTGCTGACCACGGAAGGTGAAATCTGGGGAAGATGCAGAGTTGTAGCCACTATTATAGTAGTCACATTTGCCATATGTCCACATACCATGGATGATTGTAGAATTTTGCATGAGGAAGACTTAGCTAGAAATCAGTCACTTTGTAGGTGGTGGGCACTTTGAGCAAAAAGTATAAGATAAGGCACTTTTCCTTAACTGGTTCAGGGAAAGAAGATGCACTGACGTGACTGAAATTACAGGACAGGTGGTTGAGGGCTCAAGTGAGTGGCACAGACCATCGCTGCCAGAGTTGAAGGTGGTGATAATAGGAGTTGGAGATAGTTTTGAAGGTTTcacaaaaaatgttgaaatagaGTTGGAATGTGAAGGGCAGAGAGTTGAGGGCAGTGGGGATAGTTGGGAGAAAAGGTTAAGTGTTTAGGTGCCTGAGAAAAGGCACAGAGTCAGGACTGAAGGATGGCATGGAATTCAAGAGCTGGAGACAGAATTGACTAGGTTAGGTCTGAGAAGTTTGTACTTTATTCCAGAGGTAATGATGAGGTGAGAAACCGGTGATTTGTAAGTGTAGGCAGATACACTTTTGGTTTTGcttacgggttttttttttttaaagttctagtttTTTCCTCAATTACATAACTGATGTAAGTTAGAAAATTTGTAAACTgcagaaaaaagtgaaaaaaaaatcttactgatGATTTTTTGCATgaattttggaattctttttctacTGAGATAACTTCAAAGTGTTATATATATTCTCTTTGAGGACCTGTGATATCATATACCTCTGTTACTAACCTAGTTGTCTGTTTACTTGCTTGCCACCCTTGCTAGACCTTGGTTAGGGTCCTGAAGTGagaataaggatttaaaaaaaaaaatttttttttaagtttattttttttttattttgagagagagagagagagagagagaatgaatgaatcccaagcaggctcctcactgtcagcacagagcccaatgcaggggttgaacccacgaaccgtgagatcatgacctcagccaaaatcaagagttggacacttaaccaactgagccacccaggcaccctaggatGGTTTTTTATCTCTGCATCCCAAGCACCTAGCAGGTCTAGGATATATCGATGGTCATAGAGTGTGTGATCTCTAATCTCACAAGGTCTACTTTAACCAAAGAAAGGGAAAGCCAAAGACCGTGCAGGATTTCTAATATCCACTGTGGATGTAGAAATGAGAACTAAACAGAAATGAGTGAAAGGGCAGGCAGGCAGCACGGCGCCATATGGATGATAGATGTGCCAGAAAAATCACGAAGTTTGCTTTGGAATGGACCAGCCCACTCATTCTCAACATCACCAGGaaactggttagaaatgcaaattcttggctCTCGTTccaggcctactgaatcagaaactctggaactGAGACACTGTAGTCTAAGAAGTACAAGCGATCATGATAAACGCTCAAGTGTGGAAACCACTAGCAGAGAAGAACAGTGAGACTACAGGACTGATGTGAAGACCACAGTATAGGAAGATTGGAAACCCACAGATGTGTGTGATGTCAGTGAACATAACCATTGAACAGCCATGGTAGCTGGAACGGGAAAACTAGGACAGTAAGATTATGTTGTTACAAAGAAAGCTGAGTACGTTGTAAATGGACAGGATCTACTGATCTTGTTTAGTTCACTGCCTTCCTGATCTTAGCATTTAGGTAGAGCAGGTAGATTTAAAATAGATTAGTCCTAGGAGAGGGACCCCACATTCAAAATCTACACTCAGATTGTCTCTCCTATATCTCCACACACCTGCCTACAAACTCTAGCTGTCTCATCGGAGCCTCAGATCTCTAAAACTACTGTGGTCATTACCTTTCCCTTCAAACCTGTATCACTGCTTGTGTTTCCTATTTCAGCAAATTGGGTTATCATCCACTCAGTTCAGTTATTCTTGGCTTATTTCTCCCTAAATCGTGTCAGTTCTACCTCTTCGTAGCTTTAAAGATACCTATTTTTCTCCAGCCCTGCTGATATCTTTATAATTTAGACCatcattattttctcattgaCCACTTTAATAATCATTTAACAGTCATCTTAACTGGTCTCTAAGCCTCAAGTCTTTTCACCCTCAAATCTATTGTGAATATGGCCAGAACAGGCTGTCACAAATGCACATTTGATTAGTTCTTTTCTAAAAACTCTCCAGTGACTCCCCATTAACATAAAATACTGTTGATAAAATACAGCTTCCCCAACTTGGCTATTAGGGGCTTTACCACTGGTCTCCTGTTTCCTTTCCAGCCTGTTGTCCTTGCACCTTCAGGCCTTGCAGCTGCTCACCCTGTCCTTGGAATGCCATTCTCACCGTTCTCTACCAATCTGACACTGCTAGTCCTTCAGGTAGCCACTTAGATAGTACCTCTCCACGAAGCCTTCTCCGACCTCCTGAGGTCTAGTGTTAAGAATAATGCCTTGAATTTCCCCTTGCGTATCCCTCGTTGCACCTATTATTgcctgtttattattttatatagtgcattcttccccgccccccaccacactACATTATAGTCTCCACAAGGGTTGAGACTGTGTCTGTTCTACCATTACATCACAAGCTCTGACACATTAACTGGCAAATAGCAGATGTACAACAAACATATTGAAATAAGTAATAATCAACAATCTGGATATGGTTGTTTGAAATCATTTTGAAGGCTAATGGGTAGGAATTTGTCTTTTCTATCCTTCACCTACCCCTGACTTTATCCTATTCATCTAGCATGTGTAGCTTACATCCTGTGTACTGGGCACTGTGCAAGTTGTGAAGATTCACCTGTGACAAGATTCAATCTTTGCAACAGGCTTTATCCTCTAGTGGAGGAAATAGTTTTAAAGTAGTGTGTGTGTAGTACATAAAggccaagaaggtgaaagaacaGAGTGCTAAGGGAACAACTAGAAGAGGCACCAACCCAAATTTGGGGAGTCAGGAGGCAGTTATGCCTAagctattaattaaaaatttagtaCTTAAACACTGAAAACTGAGTTTTTCAATTAAAGAACAGGAACATACTGTTCCAGATGGAGGGAACAGACCATAAATGTTTACTAGGGAACTAGAGAAGGGGGCACCTTATGACTGCGGGTCATAAGATTGTGTGTTCAGAAGACTTTAGTGTGGGGAATGCATTGAAAAAGCACTGAAATAGGATAGACCAATTAGATGTAATCCAGCAGAGAGATAAGGGCAGCCAGAATTTAGGAAGAGGCTTGCAGGGGAAAGAGtagtgaatggattaaaaaaatatttggggcaaAGAGCAGACCTTGAAGATTGATGCGATTtatagagagaagaaagggaactcTGTCCTAACCTCCTTCTTTTCCTGTAGTTCCTGGCTAGTATGAGGCAAGGATTTTACAGAATTTTCAGCAAAATCCCCACTGCCATAGCTCTGGGCTGTGGAATTTTGAGGGAGCTGCAGGAAGGGGGCAAAGGTGAGATCACCCCAGAAGGCAGATGACATTTATGGGATAGAAGTATTCCTGTCAAATGTCTGGTTTGGGAGGAAAGCAGCACTAAACAACCTGTTATTTAATAGGCACTTTTGTTTTCTGTACCTGAACTTGTAAAGCATGCAGTCTGCCACTGAGTCATCTAGGATCTGTGAGTAATTTAAAAACATCCCTCTTAAAAACCTCTTTAattgtcaaaacaaacaaacctctttAATTGTCAAAGATATTCCCTCTTTCAAGAGGTGCAAACTCTATTATAGGATGTACTTTCAGTTCTTTAACTCCTAGCAAATTATATGTAATATCTTTTTagtaaaaatcataaatagaatttgaaaggaCTTTAGAGGTCAGTTCATCTCAGCCCTCAGTtttgtaagtgaaaaaaataaagcagagattaGGTGAAacaacttgtccaagatcaccaTTGCCACACCATTGGTGACAGTGAATTTCAGTGGGACACCTGCCTCCCTCTGTAACTTAGTGTTCTGTTAGTACGCCAGGCTTTTTGAAGGCCCAACAATCATTCATGATCAAGCTCCATGTGTTCAGGGCCCATTTTAGAAACTGAGTTTAAATAGATTGCTTGTCATAGTTTGGATTTACCAGTTGTTTAACAGTAAGTAAAATATCTAAACTGGTCTGTACATTCCTTGACAACAGCAGCCACTGGGTGGCTTGTACATAATAGGCATTTAATAAGCCAGTCATACCTAATTAACTACTAGtcagttttttctatttctgtaaggGATTTTTGTCCCCTTAGCACCTATATGATTCTTTAGTGTATTTGTGAAATGGTcctagtatatatttttacatcatAGTTTTCTTAGAAAACtgtatgggggctcctgggtagctcagttggttgagtgtccgactggctcaggccatggtctcatggttcgcgaTTTAGAGCCCTATGTTAGGCTCACTGCTAtcggcagagcctgcttcagatcctcttccacccactctctacccctcccctgctcacgctctctctctttctctccctttcaaaagtaaatgttaaaaagaaaaaactgcagGATGTGTACCTTCTTAATATCTTAACAGCATTTCTGTATTCATGTTGCTTTGTGCTAGTATGTATCTTCTACAATAGTGTGATAGCATAATAAACCCTGattgtgcattttaattttttctcctaaCTTCCTTTATGGACATAAAACATActtcagaaagattaaatgacttgttAAAAAATATACCTTTGGAGTTAGTAGAAGTGCTGGCAGTTAAACTGGGGTCTTGACTTACATTCCTTGGAATGTTCCATAGAGTTCACTGTATTTATTAAGTTCATGTATTTCTCCATTCCTCATGTTATTATTTAGCGTCATCACTGTTAGCATCAGGATTTTATGATCTCTGCTAAAATATCTGACCAAGGAGAATACTTGGAGGTAATTTGTGGAGAAAAAGGTGCAACTTGCTACACCAGTTATTCCTTTGATGAAGGgtcaaaaaaggaggaaaaaagaaaggaaaagaaagaaaagcaaggaaaagagcaaaagagaaggaagaaggttgCAGTAAGAGGTGATCGCTCACTGCTCTCTGACACCTGCCAGCCCCGTCTGTGTGTCTTGGGTCATTGGTGTACCACAGTCGTAGTCATGTAAGTGGAGGAGATGGTATGAGCTCGCCAACGTCTGATGTTCCCTAATTGTACTTTACCCTAGGGACCTTCAGAGAAGACATGGCttccagagaagagaagacaaagaggACAAACAGAGTGCTACGAATAAGTCAGTTGGATGCACTTGAACTAAACAAGGCCGTGGAGCAGCTGGTCTGGGCCCAGTTCACTCAGTGCTTTCATGGATTTAAGCCAGGGCTGTTGGCCCACTTCGAACCAGAGGCGAAAGCAGTCCTGTGGCTCTTCTTGTGGCGCTTCACCATCTACTCGAGAAATGCCACCGTGGGACAGTCCGTTTTGAATATCCAGTACAAAAACGACTTTTCCCCGAAGCAGAGGTACCAGCCACCGAGCAAGCATCAGAAGCTGTGGTATGCTGTGTGTACAATCGGTGGCACGTGGCTGGAGGAGCGCTGCTACGACCTCTTTCGAAACCGTCATCTGGCGTCATTTGGGAAAGCCAGGCAGTGTGTGAACGTCGTGGTTGGACTTTTGAAATTAGGTGGGCTGATTAACTTCCTGATTTTCCTTCAGAGGGGCAAGTTTGCAACCTTGACAGAACGTCTCCTAGGCATCCGTTCTGCATTTTGCAAGCCCCAGAGCGTGCGTGAAGTTGGCTTTGAGTATATGAATAGGGAACTTCTCTGGCATGGTTTTGCTgagtttctgatttttctcttaccACTTATTAATATGCAGAAGTTGAAAGCTAAGTTATCCTCATGGCGTATTCCTCTGATTGGTGCTCCTAACGGTGACAGTACCTTAGCCACCAGCGGCAAACAGTGTTCTCTGTGTGGAGAGTGGCCCACCATGCCTCACACCATAGGATGTGAGCATATCTTCTGTTACTACTGTGTTAAGAGTAGTCTCTTATTTGACATGTCCTTTACATGCCCTAAGTGTGGCACAGAGGTACACAGTCTGCAGCCACTGAAGTCGGGAATCGAGATGTCAGAAGTGAATGCTCTTTAGAAACTAAGACTGTGTCCTCTGAGGAAAACTGTATTGTGTTTAAGTCCTTAGTATTAGTCATGCTAAGCATACCgtttaggtgttttttttctgaGGGGAGGTGCTTCTCTGCCActgtcttctgttcctttccaggCATGACTAAATTCTAATCACTAGAAACCACATGATTCTAAATACATTATGTAAACAATAATGTACTACTTTCTCTAAATCATTGCATTCAATTTTTAGTGTTGAGAGGAGTGGACAGTTTTTGTCAGTATCCTAAAAATGCTCTTTCATTTTGCTACTTCCTGGAAAGAGGTTAGATTCTAAAACAATTTTGGAGACTCTGGGGtgagtgtgtatttattttcagagatggAGTTGTAACATCATAATCTGACATTGATAAAGCCCTGTTGTTTTAAACCTTAGGATCTGATGCCCCAGTTGTAATTTTAAGCTTTTCTCTAAAACCCAATTGTAGGGGGTTCGCTTGGCTTCATTCGCAGGCAAAATGAAGGCCACCAGAAGCTCTAGGCTGATGTTCTGCCAACTTTGTGATCCGCCTGAAGTGAGGGCTTCCTGCCTAATAGTTCTAGCTAAATCTAGGACTCACTGTCATTGGTCTGCCTGGGACTATGTCCACATTTGTGAACCAGGATAGAAAACTACTACTCTTGATTACTCAGATGTGGGTGACATCCTCACGTGTGTCACATGGACCCGTAGTAGGAGAGTAGGCAGTTCACCACAGGAAACTGAAGTGGCTTTGAAAGAATAGTGGACATGGGGTAGGTAAAAACAACAGATCCCTATTAGAGTTTACATTTGCCTTTTTTACCAAAAGTCTGcatgcagtttttaattttaccgGTGATCTAAGTTGATGAGGACATAACTGAATGATTAACTTACTAGATTGCAGAtttgaaaggattaaataaataaagtcaacaCATTTTGTTATAATAACAATTTGGTTACAGTGTTATTTTGGTAAAGTGTGTTCTGAGTAGATGCCCATACTGTCataattttaacatgaaaatagtattttacaTATACGCTAACTGAGTTGTCAATATTATGgggttttgtgtttttccagACACTAATGGCagtacaatgtatttttttaattttttattgttatttaacatCTCCCACCTCACTAAGTGATTACCCACATGGAGTCAGGGAGTATGATGACTGTTTTGCTCATCACTGGATAACATACC harbors:
- the PEX2 gene encoding peroxisome biogenesis factor 2 isoform X1 gives rise to the protein MALPLLGTFREDMASREEKTKRTNRVLRISQLDALELNKAVEQLVWAQFTQCFHGFKPGLLAHFEPEAKAVLWLFLWRFTIYSRNATVGQSVLNIQYKNDFSPKQRYQPPSKHQKLWYAVCTIGGTWLEERCYDLFRNRHLASFGKARQCVNVVVGLLKLGGLINFLIFLQRGKFATLTERLLGIRSAFCKPQSVREVGFEYMNRELLWHGFAEFLIFLLPLINMQKLKAKLSSWRIPLIGAPNGDSTLATSGKQCSLCGEWPTMPHTIGCEHIFCYYCVKSSLLFDMSFTCPKCGTEVHSLQPLKSGIEMSEVNAL
- the PEX2 gene encoding peroxisome biogenesis factor 2 isoform X2, with translation MASREEKTKRTNRVLRISQLDALELNKAVEQLVWAQFTQCFHGFKPGLLAHFEPEAKAVLWLFLWRFTIYSRNATVGQSVLNIQYKNDFSPKQRYQPPSKHQKLWYAVCTIGGTWLEERCYDLFRNRHLASFGKARQCVNVVVGLLKLGGLINFLIFLQRGKFATLTERLLGIRSAFCKPQSVREVGFEYMNRELLWHGFAEFLIFLLPLINMQKLKAKLSSWRIPLIGAPNGDSTLATSGKQCSLCGEWPTMPHTIGCEHIFCYYCVKSSLLFDMSFTCPKCGTEVHSLQPLKSGIEMSEVNAL